From Gimesia panareensis, the proteins below share one genomic window:
- a CDS encoding DUF6263 family protein: protein MRSIVFCLLTLMLSQFSAPLSVTSAAEEEAKSYSLRYKFTPNEFVHYSVESTNQITVQLNQNKQTSANASNTLKHYRVISVNEEGNGTLETRIDRVKMSVQFDNATPATFDSEQPPEKDLEQFKPIRANISKPTRVVYSPVGKVIKILELNIGQDGAKFEEAKAPGKIDQEQKRRLGFLIPLPEEDVKIGDSWNDDLDVEVALSKTLRKKVPVRRTFTLDAVEDGTAVITFKTKIMTRLNDPKLSMQLIQKTPSGTIKLDLERGILISQDVSLDKAQVGVFDGKGAMRAVTTRVETLVDPTEVAQKEQATDSQ from the coding sequence ATGCGGTCCATTGTGTTCTGTCTACTGACCCTCATGCTGAGCCAGTTTTCAGCACCACTGTCTGTCACTTCTGCAGCCGAAGAAGAAGCAAAAAGCTACTCGCTCCGCTACAAATTCACTCCCAATGAGTTCGTACATTACTCTGTAGAATCCACGAACCAGATTACGGTCCAGCTCAACCAGAACAAGCAGACTTCTGCTAATGCTTCCAACACGTTAAAACATTACCGCGTGATTTCCGTGAACGAAGAGGGAAATGGGACCCTAGAGACCCGGATTGACCGCGTCAAAATGAGCGTGCAGTTTGACAACGCGACTCCCGCGACTTTCGACAGCGAACAACCCCCGGAAAAAGACCTGGAGCAGTTTAAGCCGATCCGTGCCAACATCAGTAAACCGACGCGGGTGGTCTACTCCCCTGTGGGTAAGGTGATCAAGATCCTGGAATTGAATATTGGTCAGGATGGCGCCAAATTTGAGGAAGCCAAGGCTCCTGGTAAAATTGATCAGGAACAGAAACGTCGCCTGGGTTTTCTGATTCCTCTTCCCGAAGAGGATGTCAAAATCGGGGACAGTTGGAACGACGACCTGGATGTCGAAGTGGCTCTCAGTAAAACACTCCGCAAAAAAGTGCCTGTACGCAGGACCTTTACGCTGGATGCGGTCGAAGACGGCACCGCCGTGATTACCTTCAAAACCAAGATCATGACGCGGTTAAACGACCCGAAACTGAGCATGCAGCTGATTCAGAAAACCCCGTCCGGCACTATCAAGCTGGACCTGGAGCGGGGAATTCTCATCTCGCAGGATGTTTCACTCGATAAGGCCCAGGTGGGTGTATTCGATGGCAAAGGGGCGATGCGGGCTGTTACCACCCGAGTGGAAACACTCGTCGATCCAACCGAGGTTGCCCAGAAAGAGCAGGCGACTGATTCCCAGTAA
- a CDS encoding sugar phosphate isomerase/epimerase family protein, which produces MKYGLNMLLWTSDVNESHFGLLEQIKGWGYDGVELPVFEADEKKFAQVGNKLEELGLGRTAVTVCTPDENPISSDPAIREAGLNRLKRMIDMCAASGATHLCGPIHSALGEFSGSGRTADEWKYGQEILAKAADYAQANNVILVCEYLNRFECYFLNTAEDCSQFTREVNHPNLKMMYDSFHANIEEKSITDAVKVCADQMVHVHISENDRSTPGEGGVNWDETFAALKEINYDGWFTIEAFGLALPDLAAATRIWRKMFPSEEHLATKGLEFMKSRWEG; this is translated from the coding sequence ATGAAGTACGGCTTAAACATGCTGCTGTGGACCTCCGATGTGAATGAGTCCCATTTCGGTCTGCTCGAGCAGATCAAAGGCTGGGGCTACGATGGCGTCGAACTGCCTGTCTTTGAGGCGGACGAAAAGAAATTTGCTCAGGTCGGAAACAAACTGGAAGAACTCGGACTGGGACGCACTGCCGTCACCGTCTGTACGCCGGATGAAAACCCGATCTCCAGCGATCCTGCTATCCGTGAAGCCGGCCTGAATCGTCTCAAACGCATGATCGATATGTGTGCCGCCTCCGGAGCCACTCACCTGTGTGGCCCCATTCACTCCGCGCTCGGTGAATTCTCCGGCTCCGGTCGGACCGCTGACGAATGGAAGTACGGCCAGGAGATCCTCGCCAAAGCAGCCGACTACGCTCAGGCCAACAACGTGATCCTGGTCTGTGAATACCTGAACCGCTTCGAATGCTATTTCCTCAATACAGCGGAAGACTGTTCTCAGTTCACCCGTGAAGTGAATCACCCGAACCTGAAAATGATGTACGATTCCTTCCATGCCAATATCGAAGAGAAAAGCATCACCGACGCGGTCAAAGTCTGTGCCGACCAGATGGTGCACGTGCACATCTCCGAAAACGATCGCTCCACTCCCGGCGAGGGGGGCGTCAACTGGGATGAAACTTTCGCCGCGCTCAAAGAAATCAACTACGACGGCTGGTTCACCATCGAAGCCTTCGGCCTGGCCCTGCCCGACCTGGCCGCAGCCACCCGCATCTGGCGTAAGATGTTCCCCAGCGAAGAGCATCTGGCCACCAAAGGACTCGAATTCATGAAGTCCCGCTGGGAAGGCTGA
- a CDS encoding NAD(+)/NADH kinase — protein sequence MSESPLNLMFLLRDQSEHIQSAWDQIHEYLQSQSSVYVSTVSVIEDFAPDDSEADLVVVLGGDGAILRACRQMGLNQLPMIGVNLGRLGFLADLTPEGFCKNFAQIAERKYRIVEHLMFECKHFRADGTVTTYLGLNEVVISSAGAMAMIDVELTVNDELVTTYSGDGLIISTPVGSTAHSLSAGGPILKQDLQAFVITPICPHTPTNRPLVDNANALYSLSAPNVPEGAMLVIDGQIKVPYSSGDRLELKKAPVTFKLARIPGFNYYTRLNRKLGWGGQPKYGAE from the coding sequence ATGTCTGAATCTCCTCTTAACCTGATGTTTCTCCTGCGGGATCAAAGTGAGCATATACAGTCGGCCTGGGATCAGATTCACGAATATTTGCAATCGCAGTCTTCGGTTTATGTCTCTACGGTTTCCGTGATCGAAGACTTTGCGCCCGATGATTCCGAAGCGGATCTGGTGGTCGTGCTCGGGGGAGATGGTGCGATCCTGCGCGCCTGTCGTCAGATGGGCCTCAATCAGCTGCCGATGATTGGCGTCAATCTGGGGCGACTGGGTTTTCTGGCCGACCTGACTCCCGAGGGATTCTGTAAAAACTTTGCCCAGATCGCGGAGCGGAAATACCGGATCGTCGAGCATCTGATGTTTGAGTGCAAACATTTTCGGGCGGATGGAACCGTCACTACTTACCTGGGGCTCAACGAAGTTGTCATCAGTTCTGCGGGTGCGATGGCGATGATCGATGTCGAGCTGACGGTCAATGACGAACTGGTCACGACTTACAGTGGCGACGGTCTGATCATCAGTACGCCCGTCGGCTCGACGGCGCACAGCCTTTCCGCGGGGGGGCCGATCCTGAAACAGGACCTGCAGGCGTTCGTAATCACGCCGATCTGCCCGCACACGCCGACCAATCGGCCGCTGGTCGACAATGCCAACGCCCTGTATTCTCTGTCCGCCCCCAATGTTCCGGAGGGGGCGATGCTGGTAATCGACGGCCAGATCAAGGTCCCTTATTCTTCCGGCGATCGCCTGGAACTGAAGAAAGCCCCGGTGACCTTCAAACTGGCCCGGATTCCCGGATTTAACTACTATACCCGCCTGAATCGGAAACTGGGCTGGGGAGGCCAGCCCAAGTACGGTGCAGAATAG
- a CDS encoding IS4 family transposase: MANQQTNSIEACDITGLKYLDRVLPLFKRLRPEGTERDKAGNRQLFYDQYCALQLLYLFNPIVTSLRGLQQASELKKVQRKLGCPRSSLGSLSEAVRVFDPELLREIVGELIEKLPAQKPQDRRLQDLAQTLTAVDGTFLKTLPQITQACFSTRQDKGWQLHTHFEILRGIPVRMDLTDATGRKDGNEKSMLTNVLEKDRCYILDRAYEKYALFNAIVNAGSSYVCRIRGDHIFVEQESRELTAEARAVGVLEDQVGHLGSPKSRRIEHPDHPVRRITVKVTPHPQRGGRRREGAGQDLVVATSLLDVPAEIIALIYQHRWQIELFFRFLKHVLGCRHLLSQNPQGIQIQTYCAMIACLLISLITGKKPTLRTYEMLCFYFSGLADEDDLINHINRLQSHETR; encoded by the coding sequence ATGGCCAATCAACAGACTAATAGCATCGAAGCATGTGACATCACCGGTCTTAAGTATCTGGATCGGGTGCTCCCGCTGTTTAAACGACTGCGTCCCGAGGGAACCGAACGTGACAAAGCCGGTAACCGGCAACTGTTTTATGATCAGTATTGCGCACTGCAGTTACTGTACCTGTTCAATCCGATCGTGACTTCTTTACGTGGATTACAGCAGGCCAGTGAGCTCAAAAAAGTCCAGCGAAAACTGGGGTGCCCGCGGTCTTCTCTGGGATCCCTTTCCGAAGCGGTTCGGGTCTTTGACCCTGAACTGCTGCGGGAAATTGTAGGCGAACTGATTGAAAAACTGCCTGCCCAGAAGCCGCAGGATCGGCGTCTCCAGGATCTGGCTCAGACGCTGACTGCCGTGGATGGCACGTTCCTCAAAACACTGCCACAGATCACTCAGGCCTGTTTTTCAACCCGCCAGGACAAAGGCTGGCAGCTGCATACTCATTTTGAAATACTGCGGGGAATCCCCGTGCGCATGGATCTGACAGATGCCACCGGTCGCAAAGACGGTAATGAAAAATCCATGCTGACTAACGTGCTGGAAAAAGATCGTTGCTACATCCTGGACCGTGCTTATGAAAAATATGCCCTGTTTAATGCAATTGTGAATGCCGGCAGCAGCTACGTGTGTCGAATTCGCGGTGATCACATTTTTGTGGAACAGGAATCCCGTGAATTAACCGCAGAGGCCAGGGCAGTGGGAGTGCTGGAAGATCAGGTAGGGCACCTGGGGTCTCCCAAGTCTCGGAGAATAGAACACCCCGATCATCCGGTGCGTCGGATTACTGTCAAAGTCACTCCGCATCCCCAACGGGGAGGACGGAGACGGGAGGGGGCAGGCCAGGATCTGGTTGTGGCAACCAGTCTGCTGGACGTGCCTGCTGAGATCATTGCGCTGATCTATCAGCACCGCTGGCAAATTGAATTGTTCTTTCGTTTTTTAAAGCATGTACTTGGCTGTCGTCACCTGCTGAGTCAGAACCCGCAGGGAATTCAGATACAGACTTATTGCGCGATGATCGCCTGTCTGTTAATCAGTCTGATTACAGGGAAAAAGCCGACGCTCCGAACATATGAAATGCTGTGTTTCTATTTCAGTGGCCTGGCGGATGAGGATGATCTGATCAACCACATCAACCGTCTGCAATCCCACGAAACCAGATAG
- a CDS encoding HNH endonuclease: MVSSTLQRPTLILNRNWQPVGITTVARAVVKIWNETARVVDPADYQTYSWADWAALRPAEDELVIHSSHAQFRVPEVITLLKYDRVPRNVVTFSRRNVFKRDRFTCQYCGCQPGSEELTIDHVLPRSQGGETSWENCVLACVECNSHKAARTPGQANMQLMKEPVRPKWKPFYALQNIQVDSWSRFISENYWNVELER, translated from the coding sequence ATGGTGTCATCGACGTTACAGCGGCCTACGCTGATTTTAAACCGAAACTGGCAGCCTGTCGGCATTACGACGGTGGCCCGTGCTGTGGTGAAAATCTGGAATGAGACGGCACGCGTGGTCGACCCTGCAGATTACCAGACGTATTCCTGGGCCGATTGGGCAGCACTCCGGCCAGCTGAGGATGAACTGGTGATTCACAGCAGTCACGCTCAGTTTCGTGTTCCGGAAGTGATTACGCTGCTGAAGTACGACCGTGTTCCCCGGAACGTGGTGACGTTCAGCCGACGAAACGTTTTCAAGCGTGACCGGTTTACCTGTCAGTATTGTGGTTGTCAGCCCGGTAGCGAAGAGCTGACGATCGACCACGTCCTGCCTCGTTCACAGGGTGGTGAAACGTCCTGGGAGAACTGTGTGCTGGCTTGTGTGGAATGCAACTCTCACAAGGCGGCCCGGACGCCCGGTCAGGCAAACATGCAGCTGATGAAAGAACCGGTTCGTCCGAAATGGAAACCGTTCTATGCGCTGCAGAACATTCAGGTCGACAGTTGGTCTCGCTTCATCAGCGAGAACTACTGGAATGTCGAGCTGGAACGATAG
- a CDS encoding DNA integrity scanning protein DisA nucleotide-binding domain protein, with protein sequence MKRVDLSPQLTSLLKAAKRLASDCEIDVVFLLADIPYDFQEISKSLGKLRLVVSSDKPDVQRAAQEDGIALVPLIHEPQTRQVQISQAILEAIADEILASGDRIIALYAGFEREHADSLSIVSLADHLAKLTSRDLQRLETKVPLQTLRAVVDLAVEIGREGREGKPVGALFVVGNHRKVLSLSHEQVHDPFKGYSQKDRMVNNPRVKESMKELAQIDGAFIISSEGVVQSAGRILNASAEGLTLSKGLGARHWAAAAISKETGAIAIAVSESTGTVRIFQDGYVVLRIEPMSSAMKWFDFDTEPPQSE encoded by the coding sequence ATGAAACGGGTTGACCTATCCCCACAATTAACCAGCTTACTGAAAGCAGCCAAGCGCTTAGCCAGTGATTGTGAGATCGATGTCGTCTTCCTGTTAGCAGATATCCCGTACGATTTTCAGGAGATCAGCAAATCGCTCGGTAAATTACGGCTGGTCGTTTCTTCCGACAAACCTGATGTGCAGCGGGCCGCCCAGGAAGATGGAATCGCACTGGTTCCCCTGATTCATGAGCCCCAGACGCGCCAGGTGCAGATCAGCCAGGCGATCCTGGAAGCGATTGCCGATGAAATTCTGGCCTCGGGTGATCGCATCATCGCCTTATATGCCGGCTTTGAGCGGGAACATGCCGACTCACTGAGCATCGTCAGCCTGGCAGACCACCTGGCGAAGTTGACCTCACGTGATCTGCAGCGTCTGGAGACCAAAGTTCCCCTGCAGACCTTACGAGCCGTCGTCGACCTGGCTGTGGAGATCGGACGTGAAGGCCGAGAAGGCAAGCCGGTCGGAGCTCTGTTTGTCGTGGGAAATCACCGTAAAGTCCTGTCACTTTCGCACGAGCAGGTCCACGATCCGTTCAAGGGTTATTCGCAGAAAGACCGCATGGTCAATAACCCGCGCGTCAAGGAGAGCATGAAAGAGCTGGCTCAGATCGACGGGGCGTTCATCATCAGTTCCGAGGGCGTGGTGCAGTCGGCAGGGAGGATTCTGAATGCCTCGGCAGAAGGGCTGACGCTTTCTAAAGGTCTGGGAGCCCGGCACTGGGCAGCTGCTGCCATTTCCAAGGAAACAGGTGCGATTGCGATTGCGGTTTCCGAGTCGACAGGGACGGTTCGCATCTTTCAGGACGGCTATGTCGTACTGCGAATTGAACCGATGAGCAGTGCCATGAAATGGTTCGATTTCGATACCGAACCACCGCAATCCGAGTAA
- a CDS encoding DUF11 domain-containing protein: MSNVAIKLVAVTGVIGLGVLMFLQAQKGIQSTSNQNEVDQYVALEGDNASVTEATPESGTIPSDQVPAELSELAAKNAHPLKAEETKQPELPFAPNRKSEQQKIKLTSGSEDAVFEAQQEPPSEFEPDNQAELVPAGKGLDFRETPKMATPALSENPFKRTPQPEPAAPAEKKATETVAEPAFDAGPQFGPAMAAPATADSKGPKTEVPPRETLVTELDSSNPFASQPSETKPAKTPAPAKAEPEPEPFNLGPEPEPAAKENPFPEESSPAAKLETGEPPFELKPEPVPETPAVDANPFMTTPEEKKAAPQPAAPAVTPAAPKVEPEFNPFSNEPQLKAPAPQPELKSAKEENTPSEFELRPKKTPAPAEPTFSINPSPTTPAETSEQPVRPASKEQADPDVVVIKKRQPEDNPSEPSLFAPEGKTADKMEPAAPQPIAITPATEPKPLNLVEGSQPETGEPARLNMQQKVQSPKMTIQKIAPPEAVLGQPFIYHVLVKNSGTTSAREVVVEDRIPSGAKLTGTIPRAEQINDRIIWRLGAMGPGEEKKISIRVIPEKPGQIGSVATVNFVTEVASETKITSPQLSIKSDQPSAVKPGEVTVVNYTITNTGSGDAKNVYVRSIIPPQFSHPGGDDLEYHVGVIPAGETREVQLQLKAVKPGAGKNVSSVVGDGNLKAETTVPLKVIGNSEEFLITRKGPKNRYLGRAGVYENTIANNTEQAIKNISIFESVPPGMKFISASGKGQFDTVRRVVQWDIAELAGGMQQVLSIELEPTEVGKKVSTVQVVTGNNSKFSANLQSEVNVIGQPLLKVETSELKGPLEVGEKMSLQVQLVNQGSAPANNVEFRVKIPQEMVFVSAKGPARYKQAGSFVIFESAQVLAPQQSLDFELTLAARNKGDARVLVTVQSQQMEKPLNQEEAIPILDKLQ; this comes from the coding sequence ATGTCGAATGTAGCGATCAAACTCGTCGCCGTGACCGGAGTCATTGGTCTCGGCGTACTGATGTTTCTTCAGGCTCAAAAAGGCATTCAATCGACCAGCAACCAGAACGAGGTCGATCAGTATGTTGCTCTGGAAGGCGATAATGCCTCTGTCACAGAAGCGACACCTGAGTCCGGAACGATCCCTTCCGATCAGGTTCCGGCTGAACTCTCCGAGCTGGCAGCGAAAAATGCTCATCCATTGAAGGCGGAAGAGACCAAGCAGCCTGAGCTCCCCTTTGCTCCCAATAGAAAATCGGAGCAGCAGAAAATCAAACTGACTTCCGGCAGCGAAGATGCTGTCTTCGAAGCACAACAGGAACCGCCCAGCGAATTCGAACCGGATAACCAGGCAGAACTGGTCCCCGCCGGCAAGGGACTCGACTTCCGTGAAACTCCGAAAATGGCGACTCCCGCGCTGAGCGAAAATCCGTTTAAGAGGACTCCCCAGCCAGAGCCAGCCGCTCCCGCTGAAAAGAAGGCTACAGAAACGGTTGCAGAGCCCGCTTTTGATGCGGGGCCTCAATTTGGCCCAGCCATGGCTGCTCCGGCAACCGCTGATTCAAAGGGCCCGAAAACTGAAGTTCCCCCGCGGGAAACCCTGGTGACGGAACTGGACTCTTCCAATCCGTTTGCATCGCAGCCGTCAGAGACCAAGCCGGCAAAAACTCCCGCGCCAGCCAAAGCGGAGCCGGAACCCGAACCGTTCAACCTGGGGCCTGAACCGGAGCCAGCCGCGAAAGAGAATCCCTTTCCAGAGGAATCCTCTCCCGCTGCAAAACTGGAGACCGGCGAACCTCCCTTTGAATTAAAACCGGAACCGGTTCCAGAAACGCCTGCCGTCGATGCGAACCCCTTCATGACAACTCCTGAGGAGAAGAAAGCCGCTCCCCAACCGGCAGCACCAGCCGTAACACCAGCAGCACCAAAGGTGGAACCGGAATTCAATCCGTTCTCTAACGAGCCTCAGTTGAAGGCCCCGGCACCTCAACCGGAACTGAAATCGGCAAAGGAAGAGAACACTCCATCCGAGTTTGAACTACGACCGAAGAAAACGCCTGCTCCAGCAGAGCCGACCTTCAGCATCAATCCCTCACCGACAACACCGGCTGAAACTTCTGAGCAGCCGGTGAGACCTGCCAGCAAGGAGCAGGCAGACCCGGATGTAGTCGTGATCAAAAAACGCCAGCCGGAAGACAATCCAAGTGAACCGTCACTGTTTGCCCCCGAAGGGAAAACTGCTGACAAGATGGAGCCTGCCGCTCCGCAACCGATTGCGATTACTCCCGCGACTGAGCCAAAGCCATTAAATCTGGTCGAAGGTAGCCAGCCTGAAACGGGCGAACCGGCCAGACTCAACATGCAGCAGAAGGTTCAGTCCCCCAAAATGACGATTCAGAAAATCGCGCCGCCGGAAGCGGTTCTGGGACAGCCTTTCATCTATCATGTGCTGGTTAAAAACAGCGGTACAACATCCGCACGCGAAGTGGTCGTGGAAGACCGGATTCCGTCGGGTGCGAAACTGACCGGAACCATCCCGCGGGCAGAGCAGATCAACGATCGCATCATCTGGCGGCTGGGAGCGATGGGCCCCGGTGAAGAGAAGAAAATTTCCATCCGCGTGATTCCGGAAAAACCGGGACAGATCGGCAGTGTGGCGACGGTTAATTTCGTCACCGAAGTCGCCTCGGAAACGAAAATCACGTCTCCGCAGTTGAGTATCAAATCCGATCAGCCATCGGCAGTCAAACCGGGAGAGGTTACCGTCGTGAATTATACGATTACCAATACCGGTTCGGGTGACGCGAAAAATGTGTATGTCCGCAGCATCATTCCACCCCAGTTTTCGCATCCGGGAGGAGACGATCTGGAATACCATGTAGGCGTGATTCCTGCAGGTGAAACCAGAGAAGTCCAGTTACAGTTGAAAGCGGTCAAACCGGGGGCGGGGAAAAATGTTTCCAGTGTGGTCGGCGATGGCAATTTGAAAGCGGAGACGACCGTTCCGCTGAAAGTGATCGGTAACAGTGAAGAGTTCCTGATTACCCGCAAGGGACCGAAAAACCGCTACCTGGGTCGGGCCGGCGTCTATGAAAACACGATCGCCAATAACACCGAACAGGCGATTAAAAACATTTCGATCTTCGAATCAGTTCCCCCTGGAATGAAATTCATTTCCGCTTCAGGCAAAGGTCAGTTCGATACCGTCCGCAGAGTGGTGCAATGGGACATCGCTGAACTGGCAGGGGGCATGCAGCAGGTCTTGTCGATCGAACTGGAACCGACCGAGGTCGGCAAAAAAGTCAGCACGGTCCAGGTCGTAACCGGCAATAACAGTAAGTTCTCGGCCAATCTGCAGTCAGAAGTGAATGTGATTGGCCAGCCGCTGTTGAAAGTGGAAACGAGCGAGCTCAAAGGTCCGCTGGAAGTCGGCGAAAAAATGTCGCTGCAGGTCCAGCTGGTCAACCAGGGTAGCGCCCCGGCCAACAACGTTGAGTTCCGCGTGAAGATCCCGCAGGAAATGGTGTTTGTCTCTGCAAAAGGCCCTGCCCGTTACAAGCAGGCCGGTTCGTTCGTGATCTTCGAGAGCGCCCAGGTCCTGGCTCCCCAGCAGTCACTCGATTTCGAACTGACACTGGCGGCCAGGAATAAAGGGGACGCACGAGTGCTGGTTACGGTGCAGTCTCAGCAGATGGAAAAACCGCTCAACCAGGAGGAAGCGATTCCGATTCTGGATAAACTGCAATAA
- a CDS encoding GntR family transcriptional regulator gives MSTSNLPGSFSMVPRGNIREVVVQRILAAVIRGEFPVGHRMVIQSLAEQFGVSATPVREALVELASIGIVENLPNRGAVMREFGSVQIREIYQLRRILEVEAVRTACGKIEPRQLAELSEQFAAIAREKRDNSWSQKAMTLDIRLHSLIAEQCGSTRLQDELRRYNTLVQAIREVVDNESQAQEIALTDHEEIIAALQANDCDLAAEKMEQHIRRTASLVETLVQEREAAK, from the coding sequence ATGTCGACGTCCAATCTTCCCGGTTCCTTTTCCATGGTGCCGCGGGGCAATATTCGCGAAGTGGTGGTCCAGCGCATTCTGGCTGCGGTCATTCGAGGCGAATTTCCCGTCGGTCACCGGATGGTGATCCAGAGCCTGGCAGAACAGTTTGGTGTGAGTGCCACTCCGGTCAGGGAAGCCCTGGTTGAACTGGCGTCGATCGGCATCGTGGAGAATCTCCCTAACCGGGGCGCCGTGATGCGAGAGTTTGGATCGGTTCAGATCCGGGAGATCTATCAGCTTCGTCGCATTCTGGAAGTAGAAGCGGTACGGACCGCTTGTGGGAAAATAGAACCGCGGCAGCTCGCTGAACTGTCAGAGCAGTTTGCTGCCATCGCCAGAGAAAAACGGGACAACAGCTGGTCTCAGAAAGCGATGACCCTGGATATCCGTCTGCATTCCCTGATCGCCGAACAGTGTGGCAGCACCCGTCTGCAGGACGAATTACGACGCTATAACACGCTGGTCCAGGCGATCCGCGAAGTTGTGGATAACGAGAGCCAGGCGCAGGAGATCGCGTTGACCGACCACGAAGAAATTATCGCTGCTCTGCAGGCAAATGACTGTGACCTGGCTGCGGAAAAGATGGAGCAGCATATTCGCCGGACCGCTTCCCTGGTCGAAACGCTGGTACAGGAACGCGAAGCAGCCAAATAG
- a CDS encoding efflux RND transporter periplasmic adaptor subunit has protein sequence MRKKHVLLFLLLCVLAGCERPDEEAAEVEEPPEQAARTRGVVHLDQDAQAAIGIVTGKVTTSPQQEMWERLGWLVVPPGQQSVVKAAATGFYLPAIGESKMTVGTAVSQDAPLGSLQIFLSPQEAAQLVVAKEEADLVMNQALVSQRLAEQQLEKLERGGSTSIVAGKRLLELKEIIERNRVAYKEAQEKLPFLPSEPYADSLNLKSVPVKSPLTGLISTMHVVPRQLVVQGDPLWTIEDWSTLWIKVPIFEGDLPGIPHENPAYAVLPGTLSVEQVERVMHPQPTEPGRRTVDIYYRLKNPRGQLRPGQSLLMEIPHGKTEMQATIPRSALIWDGMGNAWVYLQIDPEHFRRQMVETGPGDAETISIMRGLKQGETIVTSGVQSLYGEEFKSDLQAEDDD, from the coding sequence ATGCGAAAGAAACACGTCCTGCTATTTCTGCTCCTCTGCGTTCTGGCTGGCTGTGAGCGCCCGGATGAGGAAGCAGCCGAAGTCGAAGAGCCGCCCGAACAGGCAGCCAGGACTCGGGGAGTCGTGCATCTCGATCAGGATGCGCAGGCTGCAATCGGAATCGTGACTGGTAAGGTCACGACAAGCCCGCAACAGGAGATGTGGGAAAGGTTAGGCTGGCTGGTAGTCCCGCCTGGCCAGCAATCCGTGGTGAAAGCAGCTGCGACCGGGTTTTACCTGCCCGCAATCGGGGAATCAAAAATGACAGTGGGCACGGCTGTCTCGCAGGACGCCCCGCTGGGGTCGCTGCAGATATTTCTCTCACCACAGGAAGCAGCACAATTAGTCGTTGCCAAGGAAGAAGCAGATCTGGTCATGAATCAGGCGCTCGTTTCCCAACGTCTTGCTGAGCAACAACTGGAAAAGCTGGAACGGGGCGGCAGTACTTCGATCGTTGCAGGAAAACGACTCCTGGAGTTGAAAGAGATCATCGAGCGGAACCGGGTCGCGTATAAAGAAGCGCAGGAAAAACTGCCGTTTCTGCCGTCAGAGCCCTATGCCGATTCTTTGAATCTGAAATCGGTTCCGGTGAAATCCCCGCTGACTGGTCTGATTTCCACAATGCATGTCGTCCCTCGCCAACTGGTCGTCCAGGGAGATCCGCTCTGGACGATTGAAGACTGGTCGACGCTGTGGATCAAAGTGCCGATCTTCGAAGGCGATTTACCCGGAATTCCACATGAGAATCCAGCCTATGCAGTCTTACCCGGAACCTTGTCTGTAGAACAGGTCGAGCGGGTGATGCATCCGCAACCTACAGAACCGGGGCGCAGAACCGTCGATATTTATTACCGTCTGAAAAACCCACGCGGTCAACTTCGCCCCGGGCAGTCGCTGCTGATGGAGATCCCGCATGGAAAGACAGAGATGCAGGCCACGATTCCCCGTTCTGCCCTCATCTGGGACGGGATGGGAAATGCCTGGGTGTATCTGCAGATCGATCCGGAGCATTTTCGACGTCAAATGGTCGAAACTGGTCCCGGCGATGCAGAGACCATTTCCATCATGCGTGGGTTGAAACAGGGTGAGACCATCGTGACCAGTGGCGTCCAGTCGCTGTATGGCGAAGAATTCAAAAGCGATCTCCAGGCTGAGGATGACGACTGA